The window CGGCGGCCAGCTCGTAGAGCACCGGAAGGTCGTCGAGCCGGCCGCGCAGACCCTCGACGCGGCGCAGTTCACCCTGGGCGTGCGAAAGCTCACTGGTGACGCGCTGGGCTCGGCTCTGGTCGTCCCAGAGGTTCGGATCGGCCGCCTCGTGTTCGAGCTTCTCGATCTTCGCGCGCAGCCCGTCGACGTCGAGTACCCGCTCCACCGTGGTCAGAGTGGAGTCAAGGGCGGCGATATCAGACTGTCGATCGAGGTCCACGGGTGTTCACGTTACCGGCGTCGCGGCGCGGTGTGACCCGCGGCGGCGTTCCGGGCAGCCTGACAGCTTCCGCGCCTAACATCACTTCTGTAACCGAGATGTGCGCCGCGCGACCTCTGCGCGACGCTTCCCGACCGCGATGCGCCAGGACAGGAAGTTCGAAGATGCGTCCTTACTTCGTCGCCATCGTCGGCGCAGGCCCCTCCGGGTACTTCGCCGCGGCGTCGCTGTTGAAGTTCGCCGACCGCTCAGTCGCCGACGGCGGGCCCGACGTGCGGGTGGACATGCTGGAGATGCTGCCGACGCCATGGGGCCTGGTGCGTTCGGGGGTGGCGCCGGACCATCCGAAGATCAAGTCGATCAGCAGGACGTTCGAGAAGACGTCGAGCAATCCGCGGTTCCGCTTCTTCGGCAACCTGACGGTCGGTGAGGAGGTGCAGGCCGAGGAACTCGCCGAGCGCTACGACGCGGTGATCTACGCCGTGGGCGCCCAGTCCGACCGCGCCCTGCACATCCCGGGCGAGGAGCTGTCCGGCAGCGTGGCCGCCGTCGACTTCGTCGGCTGGTACAACGCGCACCCGCACTTCGAGGAGATGGCGCCGGACATCTCCAGTGGCCGCGCGGTGGTGGTGGGCAACGGCAACGTCGCCCTCGACGTCGCGCGCATTCTGGTCACCGATCCCGACGTGCTGGCCAACACCGACATCGCCGACCACGCCCTGCAGTCGCTGCACGACCGCGGTGTCGACGAGGTGGTGATCATCGGCCGCCGCGGACCGCTGCAGTCGACGTTCACCACGCTGGAGCTGCGTGAGCTCGGCGAGCTCGAGGGGGTGGACGTCATCGTCGACCCGGCCGACCTGGCCTGCATCACCGACGAGGAGGCCGACGCCGCGGGCAAGCTGGTGCGAGCCAACATCAAGGTGCTGCGCGGTTACGCGGAAGGTCGGCACCGGCCCGGTCACCGCCGCATCGTGTTCCGGTTCCGCACCTCGCCGATCGAGATCCGGGGCTCCGAGCGCGTCGAATCGATCGTGCTGGGCCGCAACGACTTGGTCACCGACGAGAGCGGACGGGTGGTGGCCAAGGACACCGGCGAGCGCGAGACGCTACCGACCCAGTTGGTGGTGCGCGCGGTCGGTTACCGCGGAGTGCCGATTCCGGGTCTGCCGTTCGACGACGCCGCAGGCACCATCCCGCATGCGGACGGGCGGATCACCGGCGCCGGCAGGCAGTACGTCGTGGGCTGGATCAAGCGCGGCCCGTCGGGTGTGATCGGCTCGAACAAGTCGGACTCCCAGGACACCGTCGACACGCTGGTCGCCGATCTGGCCGGGGCGCAGTTGCGCGAGTTGGGGCCGGACCACGCCGACGAGCTGGTGCGCTGGCTGGTGGAACGCCAGCCGCAGTTGGTGACCGGCGATCACTGGCAGGTCATCGACGAGTACGAGCGCTCGGCGGGTGAGCTTCACGGGCGGCCGCGGGTGAAGATCGCCAACGTCGCCGAGATGCTGCGGATCGGCCGCGGCTGAGGTCGCGTGCGAAACCGCACACTCAGGGGCCTGGAACGACCGGCGGCTGCGGGTCGGGCGGCGCGAAGAACCAGTTGTCCGGGTTCTTCGGCGAGTACACCACCGGCATGAGCTGGCCCGTGGTCGGCCAGCTGTTCACGTCGACCGCCATCCGCTGATAGATGACGTGCTCGTTGACCGTCGGCCCGTTGATGACGCCGCTGATGGTGACGAACTGCTCACCGGTGGCGTCCGGGCGCGGGCTGACCCCGGTCACCAACAGCGTGCCCTGCGCCATCTCGGCACGCAGGCTGCGGCGCATGAAGCGCGGCCTCAGCACGAGCACCAGCGCTCCGATGATCAGCAACAGCACCGCGAATTCCCACATATGTTTCTCCTATGTCATCACTGCAGGGGTGGGGCGGTCGAGCGCGCGGATGTGTCCGTCGCGTGACGTCATGGTAGGACTGCAGCCATGAGCGGCGGCGGTGTGCGGGCAGACCTGGCGGTGGCGTTGGAGCTGGCGCAGCGGGCCGACGCGATCACCCTGGACCGGTTCGGTGCGCTGGATCTGCGTGTCGACACCAAGCCGGACCTCACCCCGGTGACCGACGCAGACGAGGCGGTCGAAGCCGCGCTGCGCGAAGTCCTCGCCGCACAGCGGCCCGGCGACGCGGTGCTCGGCGAGGAGTACGGCGGCACAGCTGAGTTCCGTGGTCGGCAGTGGGTGATCGACCCGATCGACGGCACCAAGAACTTCGTCCGCGGAGTCCCGATCTGGGCGAGCCTGATCGCGCTGCTCGAAGACGGCATCCCGGTCGTCGGCGTCGTCAGCGCCCCGGCGCTCAATCGCCGGTGGTGGGCCGGGCGTGGGCTCGGCGCGTACGCCAGCGTCGACGAGGGCGAACCGCGACGGCTGGCGGTGTCCGCGGTCGCCAACCTGACCTCGGCGAGCCTGTCGTTCTCCAGCCTGTCCGGCTGGGCCGACCTCGGGATGCGCAGCGAGTTCATCGGGCTGACCGATGCGGTGTGGCGAGTGCGCGGCTACGGCGACTTCTACTCGTACTGCCTGGTGGCCGAGGGTGCCGTCGACATCGCCACCGAACCCGAGGTCAAGCTGTGGGACCTCGCGGCACTGGACATTTTGGTGCGCGAGGCCGGCGGACGTTTCACCAGCCTGGCCGGGGCCGACGGCCCGCACGGCGGCAATGCCGTTGCCACCAACGGACTGCTGCACGCCGCGGTGCTCGCCGCCCTGTCCGGCGTGTGAAATGGCTAACAGGGTCACCGTATCTTACTCCGGAGTAAGATACGGTTTAGTCAGCTCCGATCAGCACCGCCCACCACCGATGAGGCTGCCGATATGACCAACACCCTTCCGTCCAAGCCGACGAACGCGCGCGCCCGCGACAGCGCCGTCGGCCAGTACAAGCACAAGCGGACCTTGACTGACATCAGCCTGGCGCTCGTGACGCCTCTGGTCGGCCAGGAGTTCCTCGACCGCTGCGGCCTGCGCGACCCACTGAATCGCGCCCTGAAGTTCGGCGTCAAGGAGGTGTTCTCCACCGCCGGCGCCGCCACGCGGCAGTTCAAGAG is drawn from Candidatus Mycolicibacterium alkanivorans and contains these coding sequences:
- a CDS encoding FAD-dependent oxidoreductase, with translation MRPYFVAIVGAGPSGYFAAASLLKFADRSVADGGPDVRVDMLEMLPTPWGLVRSGVAPDHPKIKSISRTFEKTSSNPRFRFFGNLTVGEEVQAEELAERYDAVIYAVGAQSDRALHIPGEELSGSVAAVDFVGWYNAHPHFEEMAPDISSGRAVVVGNGNVALDVARILVTDPDVLANTDIADHALQSLHDRGVDEVVIIGRRGPLQSTFTTLELRELGELEGVDVIVDPADLACITDEEADAAGKLVRANIKVLRGYAEGRHRPGHRRIVFRFRTSPIEIRGSERVESIVLGRNDLVTDESGRVVAKDTGERETLPTQLVVRAVGYRGVPIPGLPFDDAAGTIPHADGRITGAGRQYVVGWIKRGPSGVIGSNKSDSQDTVDTLVADLAGAQLRELGPDHADELVRWLVERQPQLVTGDHWQVIDEYERSAGELHGRPRVKIANVAEMLRIGRG
- the hisN gene encoding histidinol-phosphatase codes for the protein MSGGGVRADLAVALELAQRADAITLDRFGALDLRVDTKPDLTPVTDADEAVEAALREVLAAQRPGDAVLGEEYGGTAEFRGRQWVIDPIDGTKNFVRGVPIWASLIALLEDGIPVVGVVSAPALNRRWWAGRGLGAYASVDEGEPRRLAVSAVANLTSASLSFSSLSGWADLGMRSEFIGLTDAVWRVRGYGDFYSYCLVAEGAVDIATEPEVKLWDLAALDILVREAGGRFTSLAGADGPHGGNAVATNGLLHAAVLAALSGV